One window of Chloroflexus aggregans DSM 9485 genomic DNA carries:
- a CDS encoding response regulator transcription factor, with translation MKRTILVVDDEPGIVKIARDYLERAGFHVISAGDGPSALRLARQEHPSLIVLDLMLPGMDGLDVTRALRQDPLTAGVPIIMLTARVEETDRLIGLELGADDYITKPFSPRELVARVRAVLRRIEGHLQPTKVIQAGRLTIDLERRIVRRDNEIIELTATEFELLTILASAPGRPFTRAQLLDRIYNTNYIGFDRTIDAHIKNLRRKIEPDPNGPPRLILTVYGVGYKFAEPDAYNQ, from the coding sequence ATGAAGCGAACGATTCTAGTTGTTGATGATGAACCCGGCATCGTCAAAATTGCCCGCGACTACCTCGAACGAGCCGGCTTCCACGTGATCAGCGCCGGCGATGGACCCAGCGCGCTGCGATTGGCCCGCCAAGAGCACCCATCGCTGATCGTGCTCGATTTGATGTTGCCTGGGATGGACGGACTAGACGTTACACGCGCACTCCGTCAAGATCCGCTCACCGCCGGCGTACCGATCATCATGCTCACCGCGCGCGTCGAAGAGACCGACCGCTTGATCGGCCTTGAATTAGGTGCCGACGATTACATCACCAAACCCTTCAGCCCACGTGAACTGGTTGCGCGTGTGCGCGCAGTACTTCGACGGATTGAAGGGCACCTCCAACCGACAAAGGTGATACAAGCCGGCCGATTGACCATCGATCTCGAACGGCGAATCGTTCGTCGCGATAATGAGATCATTGAGCTGACTGCTACCGAGTTTGAGTTGCTCACCATTCTTGCCAGTGCGCCAGGACGACCGTTCACCCGTGCCCAATTGCTTGATCGCATCTATAATACCAACTATATCGGTTTCGACCGCACCATCGATGCCCATATTAAAAATCTGCGTCGTAAGATCGAGCCTGATCCAAATGGCCCACCACGCCTCATTTTGACGGTGTACGGCGTCGGGTACAAGTTTGCCGAACCGGATGCATATAATCAGTGA
- a CDS encoding sensor histidine kinase, whose amino-acid sequence MRPPRLFNLMLTAFALVIVLGISGMVLSFWLVMGQANPGERRWMEAEMAARARATELAAYYRQTGSWRDVERQMGPLPQGFGDIKGSTWLLDANGRIVAGRRRPPILRGNEAVRRIPIIVDGRQVGTLVISVVDDEEAFPVGSVDRRTILLGIIGAGAGLMTILLVLATIFSRQLSTPLRHISAAAHAIAAGDHSSRVQPANVRELADLAASFNRMAAALQQADQQRRQLTADIAHELRTPLSIIKGRLEGIQDGVYEADDEQIEALLAEVALLERLINDLHLLALADAGQLPLYRETVSPVMLVNEAIRSFTQSATERKVALTTTIPSDLPDVDVDPQRIAQVLGNLISNALRHTPPGGEINLAVTADADNVTFHVRDTGSGIDSADLPHIFDRFYRSDRSRTRSSGGAGLGLAIARRLVEAHGGQIWATSQLGHGTTVSFRVPVASPLSPATSYEQEPAIHPTQWPL is encoded by the coding sequence ATGCGCCCACCGCGACTCTTTAATCTAATGCTCACCGCCTTCGCACTCGTGATCGTGCTCGGTATTAGCGGCATGGTCTTATCGTTTTGGCTGGTGATGGGTCAGGCCAATCCGGGCGAGCGGCGTTGGATGGAAGCCGAGATGGCGGCACGAGCACGAGCCACCGAACTGGCAGCCTACTACCGTCAAACCGGTTCGTGGCGTGACGTCGAGCGACAGATGGGTCCGCTACCGCAGGGCTTCGGTGACATCAAAGGTTCGACATGGCTTCTCGATGCCAATGGCCGGATCGTCGCCGGTCGCCGTCGTCCACCCATTTTACGCGGCAACGAAGCTGTACGCCGTATTCCGATTATTGTTGACGGTCGGCAAGTGGGGACGCTGGTGATTTCGGTCGTCGACGATGAAGAAGCATTTCCGGTCGGTAGCGTTGATCGGCGGACGATCTTGCTTGGCATTATCGGGGCCGGCGCCGGGTTGATGACCATCTTACTTGTCCTCGCCACCATCTTCTCACGCCAACTCAGTACGCCTCTCCGACACATTAGTGCTGCCGCCCACGCCATCGCTGCCGGCGATCACAGCAGTCGCGTCCAACCGGCCAACGTGCGCGAGCTAGCCGATCTGGCTGCCAGTTTCAACCGCATGGCTGCCGCGTTACAACAGGCCGACCAGCAGCGCCGGCAACTCACTGCCGACATCGCTCACGAACTGCGCACGCCGCTTTCGATCATCAAAGGACGGCTTGAGGGCATTCAAGACGGCGTATACGAAGCTGACGACGAACAGATCGAAGCCCTCCTTGCCGAAGTAGCACTCCTCGAACGGCTGATCAACGACTTACACTTGCTGGCACTGGCCGATGCCGGCCAACTACCACTCTACCGGGAAACCGTCTCGCCGGTGATGCTGGTTAACGAGGCAATCCGCTCGTTTACGCAAAGCGCCACCGAACGTAAGGTCGCCCTTACCACAACCATCCCCTCCGATTTGCCCGATGTTGATGTTGATCCACAACGGATCGCTCAAGTGTTGGGCAACCTGATCAGCAATGCTCTTCGCCACACCCCACCCGGTGGCGAGATCAACCTTGCCGTCACCGCCGATGCCGACAACGTTACGTTTCACGTGCGTGACACCGGTAGTGGGATCGATTCTGCCGATCTGCCACACATCTTCGACCGATTCTACCGGTCGGACCGCTCCCGCACTCGTAGCAGTGGTGGTGCCGGGTTAGGGCTGGCAATCGCCCGTCGATTGGTCGAAGCCCACGGTGGTCAAATTTGGGCCACAAGTCAGCTTGGGCACGGTACTACGGTCAGTTTTCGTGTGCCGGTGGCGTCACCGCTATCACCGGCAACGTCCTATGAACAGGAGCCTGCGATCCACCCGACACAATGGCCTCTGTGA
- the rpoB gene encoding DNA-directed RNA polymerase subunit beta, producing the protein MPPLIESVVLQPLIAPIDPGFDGRRSRRIERRSFARIKDAIDLPLLIETQLKSFEWFKREGLRELFDEISPITDFTGKNLELHFREYTFGEPRYDEFECRDRDLTYAAPLRVKVELRILTTGEIKESEIFLGDFPMMTDNGTFVYNGAERVVVSQLIRSPGVYFKDEKDPTSGRALHTAKLIPNRGAWLEFETNKRDVISVKVDRKRKIPVTILLRAISAWIANEDGSGRWAPDNELDKYGHNEHLIELFRHVDTVAEHLYIQATIDKDPSHNAKEALLELYKRLRPGDPPTLENARTLIESLLFNPRRYDLAKVGRYKLNKNLWERDARRDGPKAPDLSVRVLLPRDIFRIVEQMILLNNGYGRPDDIDHLGNRRVRTVGELIQQQFRVGLLRLERVVKERMSLQDPASATPNGLINIRPVVAAMREFFGGSQLSQFMDQTNPLAELTNKRRLSALGPGGLSRDRAGFEVRDVHHSHYGRICPVETPEGPNIGLIGTMSTFARVNEMGFLETPYRKVYNSIDNAQVWREKGILLRDVRDLRTGDLIAAKGTRVDDQIARQITIGLLRGQILREDVVDPNTGELIAEAGTEINRALAERIVNLPMKQIKIRPVVSQEVDYLSADEEDRFVIVQANAPLDEHNRFLDTTVSCRFGEDFVTERVERVDYMDVSPKQVVSVSTSLIPFLEHDDANRALMGSNMQRQAVPLLRPDAPIVGTGMEYRTARDSGQVVVARRDGVVVSATGNRIIVEEDDGKRTEYRLRKFMRSNQDTCINQRPSVVRGQQVRAGDVIADSSSTDQGELALGQNVLVAYMPWEGGNFEDAILVSERLVREDIFTSIHIEKYEVEARDTKLGPEEITRDIPNVGQDSLRNLDERGIIYIGAEVQPNDILVGKITPKGETDLTAEERLLRAIFGEKAREVKDSSLRVPNGVRGKVIDVKVFSRSEGAELPVGVNQTVRVLLCQKRKISAGDKMAGRHGNKGVVSRVLPMEDMPFLPDGRPVDIILNPIGVPSRMNIGQILETHLGWAAARLGFRVATPVFDGAHEDQIKDLLVQAGLPADGKVTLYDGRTGEKFDHPVTVGYAYMLKLAHLVEDKIHARSTGPYSLVTQQPLGGKAQFGGQRFGEMEVWALEAYGAAYTLQEMLTVKSDDVVGRVKTYEAIVKGEPIQEAGVPESFKVLIKELQSLGLSVEVLSADEKPVELSDDLDSDIGALEGINLSGMERGEF; encoded by the coding sequence ATGCCCCCGTTGATTGAGAGCGTGGTCCTTCAGCCGCTGATCGCCCCGATCGACCCGGGCTTCGACGGTCGCCGGTCGCGCCGGATCGAACGCCGCTCGTTCGCACGCATCAAAGATGCGATTGATCTACCGTTGCTGATCGAAACCCAACTCAAGAGTTTTGAATGGTTCAAACGTGAGGGGCTGCGCGAACTCTTCGACGAGATTTCGCCAATTACCGATTTTACCGGTAAGAACCTCGAACTACACTTTCGTGAATATACCTTCGGTGAACCCCGTTATGACGAGTTCGAATGCCGCGATCGTGACCTAACCTATGCAGCCCCGCTACGGGTGAAGGTCGAATTGCGTATTCTCACCACCGGTGAGATTAAGGAATCGGAGATCTTCCTTGGTGATTTTCCGATGATGACCGATAACGGCACCTTCGTTTACAACGGCGCCGAACGAGTGGTCGTCTCACAATTGATCCGCTCACCGGGGGTCTATTTTAAAGATGAAAAGGATCCAACCAGCGGTCGTGCCCTTCATACCGCCAAGCTGATCCCTAACCGCGGTGCATGGCTTGAGTTCGAGACCAACAAGCGCGATGTGATCAGCGTCAAAGTTGATCGCAAGCGTAAGATTCCGGTCACCATCTTGCTCCGCGCCATTAGCGCCTGGATCGCCAACGAAGATGGTAGCGGACGCTGGGCACCCGATAACGAACTCGATAAGTACGGTCACAATGAGCATCTTATCGAATTGTTCCGCCACGTCGATACGGTGGCCGAACATCTATACATCCAGGCGACGATTGATAAGGACCCGTCGCACAATGCGAAAGAGGCATTGCTTGAGCTGTACAAGCGGTTGCGTCCCGGTGACCCGCCGACACTTGAGAACGCGCGCACGCTGATCGAATCGTTGCTCTTTAACCCGCGACGGTACGATCTGGCGAAAGTGGGCCGCTACAAGCTCAACAAGAACCTCTGGGAGCGCGATGCCCGCCGTGATGGTCCCAAAGCACCCGATCTCAGTGTTCGCGTGCTCCTACCTCGCGATATTTTCCGTATCGTAGAGCAAATGATTTTGCTCAACAACGGCTACGGTCGCCCTGATGACATCGACCATCTTGGGAACCGCCGCGTGCGTACCGTCGGTGAGTTGATCCAGCAACAATTCCGCGTTGGTCTACTCCGCCTCGAACGGGTAGTGAAAGAGCGGATGTCACTCCAAGACCCGGCCAGCGCTACACCCAACGGTCTGATTAACATCCGACCCGTAGTTGCGGCGATGCGCGAATTCTTTGGTGGTTCGCAGTTGAGCCAGTTTATGGATCAGACCAATCCGCTCGCCGAGTTGACCAATAAGCGCCGTCTGTCAGCGCTTGGTCCCGGTGGTCTCTCGCGTGACCGCGCCGGCTTTGAAGTGCGCGACGTGCATCACTCGCACTATGGCCGCATCTGTCCGGTGGAAACACCGGAAGGCCCGAACATCGGCTTGATCGGTACGATGTCGACTTTCGCCCGCGTTAATGAGATGGGCTTTCTCGAAACACCGTATCGCAAGGTGTATAACAGCATCGATAACGCCCAAGTGTGGCGCGAAAAAGGCATTTTACTGCGGGACGTGCGCGATCTCCGCACCGGTGATCTGATCGCTGCCAAGGGTACTCGTGTCGACGACCAGATTGCCCGCCAGATTACGATTGGCTTGCTGCGCGGTCAGATTCTCCGTGAGGATGTTGTCGATCCCAACACCGGTGAATTAATCGCCGAGGCCGGTACCGAAATTAACCGCGCCCTCGCCGAACGGATTGTGAACCTGCCGATGAAGCAGATTAAGATCCGTCCGGTCGTGTCGCAAGAGGTTGATTACCTGAGTGCCGATGAAGAAGATCGCTTCGTCATCGTGCAGGCCAATGCACCGCTCGATGAACATAACCGCTTCCTCGATACAACCGTCTCGTGTCGCTTCGGTGAGGATTTCGTGACCGAACGGGTTGAGCGAGTTGATTACATGGACGTATCACCCAAACAAGTGGTGAGTGTCTCGACCTCGCTGATCCCCTTCCTTGAGCACGACGACGCAAACCGGGCGCTGATGGGGTCGAACATGCAACGGCAAGCTGTGCCGCTACTCCGCCCTGATGCGCCGATTGTCGGCACCGGGATGGAGTATCGCACTGCTCGCGATAGTGGCCAAGTGGTGGTGGCCCGCCGCGATGGCGTGGTAGTGAGCGCGACCGGCAATCGCATCATCGTCGAGGAAGATGACGGCAAGCGGACAGAGTATCGCCTGCGTAAGTTTATGCGCAGTAACCAAGATACCTGTATCAACCAGCGTCCGTCGGTGGTGCGTGGTCAGCAGGTGCGTGCCGGTGATGTGATCGCCGACAGCTCGAGTACCGATCAGGGCGAGTTGGCGCTCGGCCAGAATGTGTTGGTAGCGTATATGCCGTGGGAGGGCGGTAACTTTGAGGACGCTATTCTGGTCAGCGAGCGGCTGGTACGCGAGGATATCTTTACGTCGATCCATATTGAAAAGTATGAGGTTGAGGCGCGCGATACCAAGCTCGGTCCCGAAGAGATTACCCGCGATATTCCAAACGTTGGGCAGGATAGCCTGCGCAACCTTGATGAACGCGGTATTATCTACATCGGTGCCGAGGTGCAACCGAACGATATTCTGGTAGGAAAGATCACTCCCAAAGGCGAGACCGACTTGACCGCCGAAGAGCGTCTGCTGCGGGCGATCTTTGGTGAGAAGGCCCGTGAGGTGAAAGATAGCTCGCTGCGCGTGCCCAACGGTGTGCGCGGGAAGGTTATTGATGTCAAAGTGTTCTCGCGCAGCGAAGGGGCTGAACTACCGGTCGGCGTGAATCAGACGGTGCGGGTTCTGCTTTGCCAGAAGCGCAAGATTAGCGCCGGTGATAAGATGGCCGGTCGCCACGGAAATAAGGGTGTCGTCTCGCGCGTCTTACCGATGGAGGATATGCCGTTCTTGCCCGATGGCCGCCCGGTGGATATTATCCTCAATCCCATCGGTGTGCCGTCGCGTATGAATATCGGTCAGATTCTTGAAACCCACCTCGGCTGGGCCGCCGCCCGCCTTGGGTTCCGCGTCGCCACACCGGTGTTCGACGGCGCTCACGAGGATCAGATTAAGGACCTGCTCGTACAGGCTGGCTTGCCTGCCGATGGGAAGGTAACCCTCTACGATGGCCGGACCGGCGAGAAATTCGACCATCCGGTTACCGTCGGCTATGCCTATATGCTCAAACTAGCCCACCTCGTTGAAGACAAGATTCACGCGCGCTCGACCGGTCCCTACAGCCTTGTCACTCAGCAACCGCTCGGTGGTAAGGCGCAGTTCGGTGGGCAGCGCTTTGGTGAGATGGAGGTGTGGGCATTGGAGGCATACGGTGCCGCTTACACCTTGCAAGAGATGCTGACCGTCAAATCCGACGACGTAGTTGGCCGCGTCAAGACGTATGAGGCAATTGTGAAGGGTGAGCCGATCCAAGAGGCCGGTGTACCTGAAAGCTTCAAGGTGCTGATCAAGGAGTTGCAGAGCCTTGGCCTTAGCGTCGAAGTGCTAAGCGCCGACGAGAAGCCGGTTGAGCTGAGCGATGACCTCGATAGCGACATCGGTGCCCTCGAAGGTATTAACCTGAGTGGTATGGAACGCGGCGAATTCTAA
- the rpoC gene encoding DNA-directed RNA polymerase subunit beta' — translation MLEINDFNAIRISLASPEDIRSWSHGEVTKPETINYRTLKPERDGLFCERIFGPTKDWECFCGKYKRVRYKGVVCDKCGVEVTRAKVRRERMGHINLASPVSHIWFVKGTPSRLGLLLDISPRNLERVLYFASYIIVDVKEDMLQVAREMVQEEYAARREKIQKQAEEKRIELSTQLTQDLGGMETAQRSTQRQIEEDYRRQRDELVGEAERLRERLEEMSGTLADEDIIFRGVTVVEEGELINDNTLDQLDELVEQELEVLEERRRRDLADAELLTDAERERKAYEATQEQERLQERLQRELDMLVREEKEKLEQLDKLKVGLIITENEYRQLRDVAPGVFRADMGAGAIRELLERHLNLDKLAEELQAEIQTSQGQRRKKATKRLRIVEAFRKSGNRPEWMILTVLPVIPPDLRPMVQLDGGRFATSDLNDLYRRVINRNNRLKRLIELNAPEIIVRNEKRMLQEAVDALIDNGRRGRAVSGKGKHRLKSLSDMLKGKQGRFRQNLLGKRVDYSGRSVIVVGPNLQLHQCGLPKKMALELFKPFVMRRLVERGVAHNIKNAKRAVERVRPEVWDALEEVIKDYLVLLNRAPSLHRLSIQAFEAKLIEGSAIQLHPLVCAAFNADFDGDQMAVHVPLSRKAQEEARTRMLSKYNLLSPAHGEPIITPSQDIVLGCYYLTMVRDGAKGTGKRFASIDEAMLAYEKGLIDIQAPIWIRMNGSISGKSDRPVRELPPASDGTPRMVIETTIGRVLLNSELQPPLRFRNRLIDKKGLKEIIADCYQYYTSLRNLSEAQLNEVRAAHGNKHVQELARIYGSEMTAQQADRIKTLGFRYATLGGMTIGIDDIEVPAKKYDIVREAEQQVAEVEKQFRRGLITEEERYQEVVRIWQEATKQTIAAVKENLNPFGPVAMMSTSGARGNINQISQMAGMRGLMSDPTGRIIELPIKANFREGLSVLDYFVSTHGGRKGLADTALRTADAGYLTRRLVDVAQDVIINIEDCGTEEGLWLHSADDGELMEKLQVRMLGRILAAPIYDKTTGELIADRNTEIDEELAEKIIAAGHESVFVRSPLTCQAEHGLCRMCYGRNLATGKLVEIGEAVGIIAAQSIGEPGTQLTLRTFHTGGVASADDITQGLPRVQEIFEARVPKGKALLAEIDGVVQIIREDEGVRKIRIVSTNVYTDEYPLTRGFTPVIESESDVYEGQVIAEGPGGEQIIARLSGKAFIQSDRIIISQEDHEERELVVPHNARIRVENGDRVMAGQQLTDGSANPQELLELQGREAVQRYLVNEAQKVYRSQGVNINDKHIEVIARQMLRRVRIEEPGDTGLLPGELIDSAEFRRLNNDIVSQGGDPATAATVLLGITKASLNTDSFLSAASFQETTRVLTDAAIQGKVDYLRGLKENVVIGKLIPAGTGIEKRLERQHEDLISEMARMLEEVQQAEKSAEPTTTALPTTNGHQAPQSDTDALLRARLEELLSGGNDHDDEEDSDHPDLSSL, via the coding sequence ATGCTGGAAATTAACGACTTCAATGCCATTCGGATCAGTCTCGCTTCACCTGAAGATATCCGATCGTGGTCGCACGGCGAAGTCACGAAACCCGAAACCATCAACTACCGCACGCTTAAACCTGAACGCGACGGTCTCTTCTGCGAACGTATTTTTGGTCCAACGAAAGACTGGGAATGCTTCTGCGGGAAGTATAAGCGCGTGCGCTATAAGGGTGTCGTCTGCGATAAGTGTGGAGTCGAAGTCACCCGGGCTAAGGTGCGACGTGAGCGCATGGGCCATATTAATCTGGCCTCGCCGGTGAGCCACATCTGGTTTGTCAAAGGTACTCCCTCTCGCCTTGGCCTCCTTCTCGATATTTCGCCGCGAAATCTTGAGCGTGTCCTCTATTTCGCCTCGTACATCATTGTAGATGTGAAGGAGGATATGCTCCAGGTGGCACGCGAGATGGTACAGGAGGAGTACGCTGCGCGCCGCGAGAAGATTCAAAAGCAGGCCGAAGAGAAGCGGATCGAGCTGAGTACTCAACTGACCCAAGACCTCGGCGGTATGGAGACGGCGCAGCGCAGCACCCAGCGGCAAATCGAAGAAGATTACCGCCGTCAGCGCGATGAGTTGGTCGGCGAAGCCGAACGGCTGCGTGAGCGGCTGGAAGAGATGAGCGGTACGCTGGCCGATGAAGATATTATCTTCCGGGGCGTGACCGTGGTCGAAGAAGGTGAACTGATTAACGACAACACCCTCGACCAGCTCGATGAATTGGTCGAACAAGAATTGGAGGTGCTCGAAGAACGCCGTCGCCGTGATCTGGCTGATGCCGAGCTGCTGACCGACGCCGAGCGCGAGCGTAAGGCGTATGAAGCTACCCAAGAGCAGGAGCGATTGCAAGAGCGCCTGCAACGCGAGCTGGATATGCTGGTTCGCGAAGAGAAGGAAAAGCTCGAACAGCTCGATAAACTGAAGGTGGGCCTGATCATTACCGAAAACGAGTACCGGCAGTTACGCGATGTTGCACCCGGTGTCTTCCGTGCTGATATGGGGGCCGGCGCGATCCGCGAGCTGCTCGAACGGCACCTGAACCTCGATAAGCTGGCCGAAGAGTTGCAGGCCGAGATTCAAACATCACAGGGTCAGCGCCGGAAAAAGGCGACGAAGCGGCTGCGCATCGTTGAGGCGTTCCGCAAGAGCGGCAATCGCCCGGAGTGGATGATCCTTACGGTACTACCGGTTATTCCACCCGACCTGCGCCCGATGGTGCAGCTCGATGGTGGTCGCTTTGCTACGAGCGATCTCAATGATCTCTATCGTCGGGTGATCAACCGCAATAACCGGCTCAAGCGGCTGATCGAACTGAACGCGCCGGAAATCATCGTGCGTAATGAGAAGCGCATGCTGCAAGAGGCAGTTGATGCGCTGATCGATAACGGTCGGCGTGGGCGAGCAGTTAGCGGTAAGGGGAAGCATCGCCTCAAGAGCCTGAGTGATATGCTCAAGGGCAAGCAAGGCCGCTTCCGCCAGAACCTGCTCGGTAAGCGTGTCGATTATTCGGGCCGTTCGGTGATCGTGGTAGGCCCCAATCTGCAACTGCACCAGTGCGGTCTGCCCAAGAAAATGGCCCTTGAGCTATTTAAGCCCTTTGTGATGCGCCGACTGGTCGAACGTGGTGTCGCCCATAACATTAAGAACGCTAAGCGTGCCGTCGAACGTGTGCGCCCTGAAGTGTGGGACGCACTCGAAGAGGTGATTAAAGACTATCTGGTGCTGCTCAACCGCGCACCGTCGCTGCACCGGCTCTCGATTCAGGCCTTTGAGGCCAAGCTCATCGAGGGATCGGCGATCCAGCTTCATCCACTCGTCTGCGCCGCGTTTAACGCCGACTTCGACGGCGACCAGATGGCGGTTCACGTGCCGCTTTCACGGAAAGCGCAGGAAGAGGCACGCACTCGGATGCTGAGCAAGTACAATCTGTTGAGTCCGGCGCATGGGGAACCGATTATCACCCCTTCGCAGGACATCGTGCTTGGCTGCTACTACCTGACAATGGTGCGCGATGGTGCGAAGGGAACGGGTAAGCGGTTCGCTTCGATCGATGAGGCGATGTTGGCCTACGAGAAGGGCTTGATCGATATTCAAGCACCGATCTGGATCCGTATGAATGGTTCCATCTCTGGTAAGAGCGACCGTCCTGTGCGCGAATTGCCGCCGGCCAGCGATGGTACACCGCGTATGGTCATTGAAACGACGATCGGACGTGTGTTGCTCAATAGCGAGCTGCAACCACCATTACGCTTCCGCAATCGCCTGATCGACAAGAAGGGCCTGAAAGAGATTATCGCCGATTGCTACCAGTATTACACCAGCTTGCGCAATCTGAGCGAAGCCCAGCTTAACGAGGTACGGGCAGCCCATGGCAATAAGCACGTCCAAGAGTTGGCCCGTATCTACGGTTCGGAGATGACGGCCCAGCAAGCCGACCGTATTAAGACACTCGGCTTCCGCTACGCTACGCTTGGCGGTATGACGATCGGGATTGACGATATTGAAGTGCCGGCCAAGAAGTATGACATCGTGCGCGAAGCCGAACAACAGGTTGCTGAAGTCGAGAAACAGTTCCGCCGTGGTCTGATCACCGAAGAGGAGCGCTATCAAGAGGTGGTACGGATCTGGCAGGAGGCGACTAAGCAAACCATCGCTGCCGTAAAGGAGAATCTGAACCCCTTCGGCCCTGTGGCGATGATGTCAACGTCGGGCGCTCGCGGTAACATCAACCAGATCTCACAGATGGCCGGTATGCGCGGGTTGATGTCCGACCCAACCGGACGGATTATCGAGCTGCCGATTAAGGCCAACTTCCGCGAGGGTCTGTCGGTGCTCGACTACTTCGTTTCAACCCACGGTGGACGTAAGGGTCTGGCCGACACCGCGTTGCGTACCGCTGACGCCGGTTACCTCACTCGCCGGTTGGTTGATGTTGCGCAAGATGTGATTATCAACATCGAAGATTGCGGTACCGAAGAGGGTCTGTGGCTCCATAGCGCCGACGATGGCGAGTTGATGGAAAAGCTACAGGTCCGTATGCTCGGACGCATTCTTGCCGCACCGATCTACGACAAGACGACCGGTGAGTTGATCGCCGACCGCAACACCGAGATCGATGAAGAATTGGCAGAAAAAATTATCGCCGCCGGTCACGAATCGGTCTTTGTCCGTTCGCCTCTGACGTGCCAGGCCGAACACGGTCTTTGCCGGATGTGCTACGGCCGCAACCTCGCTACCGGCAAGTTGGTCGAGATCGGTGAGGCGGTTGGGATCATCGCCGCGCAATCCATCGGTGAGCCGGGCACCCAGCTTACCCTGCGAACGTTCCACACCGGTGGTGTCGCCTCCGCCGATGATATTACGCAGGGTCTGCCGCGCGTGCAGGAGATCTTCGAGGCACGTGTGCCGAAGGGTAAAGCGCTGCTGGCCGAAATCGACGGCGTGGTGCAGATCATACGTGAAGATGAAGGGGTACGTAAGATTCGCATCGTCTCGACCAACGTCTACACCGATGAGTACCCGCTAACGCGCGGCTTCACACCGGTGATCGAATCTGAGAGCGATGTCTATGAAGGACAGGTGATCGCCGAAGGACCGGGTGGTGAGCAGATCATCGCTCGGCTGAGCGGGAAGGCCTTTATTCAGTCTGACCGGATTATCATTAGTCAGGAAGATCACGAAGAGCGTGAATTGGTGGTGCCCCACAATGCTCGTATTCGGGTCGAGAATGGCGATCGGGTTATGGCCGGGCAACAGTTAACCGACGGTAGTGCCAATCCGCAAGAGCTGCTTGAATTGCAAGGTCGAGAAGCAGTGCAACGCTACCTGGTCAACGAGGCCCAAAAGGTCTACCGCTCGCAGGGCGTGAACATCAACGACAAGCACATTGAAGTGATTGCCCGCCAGATGCTGCGCCGCGTGCGCATCGAAGAACCCGGTGATACCGGTCTCTTACCCGGCGAGCTGATCGATAGTGCCGAATTCCGCCGCCTCAACAACGATATTGTCAGCCAAGGTGGTGATCCGGCAACCGCGGCAACAGTGTTGCTGGGCATTACCAAAGCCTCACTGAATACCGACAGCTTCCTCTCGGCGGCTTCGTTCCAAGAGACGACCCGCGTGTTGACCGATGCTGCCATTCAGGGTAAGGTTGACTATCTGCGCGGTCTGAAGGAGAACGTTGTCATCGGTAAGCTCATCCCTGCCGGAACGGGGATCGAGAAGCGGCTTGAACGCCAACACGAAGATTTGATCAGCGAGATGGCACGGATGCTCGAAGAGGTACAGCAGGCCGAGAAGAGTGCCGAGCCAACGACCACCGCCTTGCCTACTACCAACGGTCATCAGGCACCGCAGAGCGATACCGATGCGTTATTACGGGCACGGCTCGAAGAGTTGCTGTCCGGTGGTAACGACCACGATGATGAAGAGGATTCAGATCATCCCGATCTGTCCTCACTGTGA